One window from the genome of Candidatus Methylarchaceae archaeon HK02M2 encodes:
- a CDS encoding SWIM zinc finger family protein codes for MNTKLIEELSAQYGHYGKKLDKAVKLVSQRSIKLHKFFPSEREIWTVVGREGDQLVDDSQPYCSCRYFYYRVLSEKNDICYHLLGLKIAKQMNEIDVIEFQDSEYPSLLESILKDVARPRKK; via the coding sequence TTGAACACTAAATTGATTGAAGAGTTATCTGCTCAATATGGACATTATGGTAAAAAATTAGATAAAGCTGTAAAACTCGTTTCTCAAAGAAGCATAAAACTTCACAAGTTCTTTCCTAGTGAGCGTGAAATCTGGACGGTTGTAGGTCGAGAGGGCGATCAGTTAGTTGACGATTCACAACCTTACTGCTCATGTAGGTACTTCTACTATCGAGTTCTTAGTGAGAAAAATGATATCTGTTACCATCTACTTGGATTGAAGATTGCTAAGCAGATGAATGAAATAGATGTGATCGAATTTCAAGATTCTGAATATCCATCTCTGTTGGAAAGTATTCTAAAAGATGTAGCAAGACCCAGAAAGAAGTAA